In Ipomoea triloba cultivar NCNSP0323 chromosome 7, ASM357664v1, a single genomic region encodes these proteins:
- the LOC116025590 gene encoding uncharacterized protein LOC116025590: protein MSYRDYRPPSDAFVLNQFGFGISDDMTWKVVMLLEFCSFDDSFTAHRMTLVYSQVGGDSWSLRQINLFTSCRDIESEENDFYLKGRYYWRADELYYQYLIWFDMNDEVFGTIGLPDGIRSVSIMNETIALLKYSSWGDSRCFQIWLMIENDNNTYWHKQASMDCVENPDNESWRPIGIWNVDGELLVSLHKKVEWDPLNPDPDHADRCVPYFMSLDLVTRGRKIFSVSKEKKSITIASNPTAVDFQVYNVRNVDIPEGWKCYVLKPEGIYARVYDESLHFL from the exons ATGTCTTATCGAGATTACCG ACCGCCTTCTGATGCATTTGTTCTTAACCAATTTGGGTTTGGGATTTCTGACGACATGACTTGGAAGGTTGTGATGCTATTGGAATTTTGTTCTTTTGATGATAGTTTTACTGCTCACCGAATGACACTGGTTTATAGCCAAGTTGGCGGTGATTCTTGGAGTTTGAGACAGATTAATTTGTTTACGTCTTGTCGCGATATTGAGAGTGAGGAGaatgatttttatttgaaaGGGAGGTACTATTGGCGGGCTGATGAACTTTACTATCAATACTTGATTTGGTTTGACATGAATGATGAGGTGTTTGGGACGATTGGGTTGCCGGATGGTATCCGTTCCGTCTCAATAATGAATGAGACTATTGCTTTACTCAAATATTCAAGTTGGGGGGATTCTAGATGCTTTCAGATTTGGTTAATGATTGAAAATGACAACAATACTTATTGGCATAAACAAGCAAGCATGGATTGTGTTGAAAACCCAGATAATGAATCTTGGAGACCAATAGGAATTTGGAATGTGGATGGTGAATTGCTTGTATCTCTACACAAGAAAGTTGAGTGGGATCCACTTAATCCTGATCCGGATCATGCTGACAGATGTGTACCATACTTCATGTCTTTGGATTTGGTAACTCGAGGAAGGAAGATATTCTCTGTaagtaaagaaaagaaaagtattaCTATTGCTTCAAATCCAACTGCCGTGGATTTTCAAGTTTACAATGTAAGGAATGTTGATATACCGGAAGGATGGAAATGCTATGTTTTAAAACCCGAGGGAATATATGCTCGAGTTTACGATGAAAGTCTACATTTTCTATAA
- the LOC116025589 gene encoding uncharacterized protein LOC116025589 yields the protein MSSRDYRKAKADCVVLETGWLVREYYLLYKEPSEYNEIGCIYFDIPTTPKAQWVKCCQGLLCLISIRNNIIKLDRDDYLIYDIWIYNPSIRKIKALPSVTVTYRPPSDAFVVNQFGFGISSDMTWKVVMLLEFCSIDDGSTTHQMTLVYSQVGGDSWSLRQINSVTPRRDLESESNDFYLKGRYYWRVDRFCVEPYNRFLIWFDMNDEVFGRIRLPDMNISSVSIMNETIAVVGYSSWRDFSCIEIWLMIENDNSTYWHKQASINTDNESWIPIGIWNVVGELLVSLEEKVEWDSDNSDRDHAKRGVPYFMSLDLVTQERKKFSISKKRKSISSIRNCDIYARVYDESLHFL from the exons ATGTCTTCTCGAGATTACCG GAAAGCAAAAGCCGATTGTGTTGTTTTAGAGACTGGCTGGCTTGTTAGAGAATATTATTTGCTTTACAAAGAACCTTCTGAGTATAATGAGATTGGATGCATATACTTTGATATCCCAACAACCCCAAAAGCGCAGTGGGTTAAGTGTTGTCAAGGTTTGTTATGCTTGATTTCGATccgaaataatattattaaacttgATCGGGATGATTACCTTATTTATGATATTTGGATATATAACCCATCCATTAGGAAAATTAAAGCCTTACCGTCTGTTACCGTCACTTACAGACCACCTTCTGATGCATTTGTTGTTAACCAATTTGGGTTTGGGATTTCTAGTGACATGACTTGGAAGGTTGTGATGCTATTAGAATTTTGTTCTATTGATGATGGTAGTACTACTCACCAAATGACACTAGTTTATAGCCAAGTTGGTGGTGATTCTTGGAGTTTGAGACAGATTAATTCGGTTACACCTCGTCGCGATCTTGAGAGTGAGAgcaatgatttttatttaaaagggaGGTACTATTGGcgggttgataggttttgtgtgGAACCTTACAATCGATTCTTGATTTGGTTTGATATGAATGATGAGGTGTTTGGGAGGATTAGGTTGCCGGATATGAATATTTCTTCCGTCTCAATAATGAATGAGACTATTGCTGTAGTCGGATATTCAAGTTGGAGGGATTTTAGTTGCATTGAGATTTGGTTAATGATTGAAAATGACAACAGTACTTATTGGCATAAACAAGCAAGCATAAACACAGATAATGAGTCTTGGATACCAATAGGGATTTGGAATGTGGTTGGTGAATTGCTTGTATCACTAGAGGAGAAAGTTGAGTGGGATTCAGATAATTCGGATCGGGATCATGCTAAAAGAGGTGTACCATACTTCATGTCTTTGGATTTGGTAACGCAAGAAAGGAAGAAATTCTCTATAagtaaaaaaaggaaaagtattAGTAGCATAAGGAATTGTGATATATATGCTCGAGTTTACGATGAAAGTCTACATTTTCTGTAA
- the LOC116024461 gene encoding alpha-amylase 3, chloroplastic-like, whose product MRSYARALTGSLINLELQEKAELLSSLGFTVVWLPPPTESVSPEGYMPKDLYNLNSRYGTIDELKVIVKRFHEVGIQVLGDVVLNHRCASFRNHNGVWNIFGGRLVCIYALVSPIFINYKQMFNCQSRHMTRIIICEKLIEMEVECMIDNALHLAKTSNPEL is encoded by the exons ATGAGATCTTATGCCAGGGCTTTAACTGGGAGTCTCATAAATCTGGAGCTACAAGAAAAGGCTGAACTGTTATCATCGCTTGGTTTTACCGTAGTCTGGTTACCTCCTCCTACAGAGTCAGTATCACCTGAAGGCTACATGCCGAAGGATTTATATAACTTAAACTCTAG ATATGGAACTATTGATGAGTTAAAAGTTATTGTGAAGAGATTCCATGAAGTGGGAATCCAGGTTCTTGGGGATGTTGTTTTAAACCATCGGTGTGCTAGTTTCCGGAATCATAATGGTGTCTGGAATATCTTTGGTGGTCGTCTTGT TTGCATTTATGCACTTGTTAGCCCCATTTTCATTAACTACAAGCAAATGTTCAATTGCCA GTCACGGCATATGACCCGAATCATAATTTGTGAAAAGTTGATTGAAATGGAGGTTGAGTGCATGATTGATAATGCTCTGCATTTGGCAAAAACTTCCAATCCCGAATTATAA
- the LOC116025564 gene encoding uncharacterized protein LOC116025564 — MNFTTLFRRLNIRELVSNAPVYSYGSDASGEGLSLVLRRWATKKTAGSTKNGRDSKPKNLGVKKFGGERVIPGNIIVRQRGTRFHPGDYVGIGKDHTLYALKEGCVKFERNKLTGRKWVHVEPKDGHVLHPIYSTAADPELKTAT, encoded by the exons ATGAATTTCACAACACTGTTTAGGAGGTTGAATATCAGAGAGTTGGTATCTAATGCACCTGTATACAGTTATGGTAGCG ATGCATCTGGGGAGGGATTGAGCTTAGTACTCCGGCGCTGGGCTACTAAAAAGACAGCGGGATCCACAAAAAATGGACGTGACTCAAAGCCCAAGAATCTTGGAGTGAAGAAATTCGGTGGAGAG AGGGTGATCCCGGGAAATATCATTGTTCGTCAAAGAGGAACCCGATTTCATCCCGGGGATTATGTTGGAATTGGTAAAGATCACACCCTTTATGCTTTAAAAGAAGGGTGTGTCAAGTTTGAGCGTAACAAGCTGACTGGACGTAAGTGGGTGCATGTTGAGCCCAAAGATGGTCATGTTCTTCACCCGATATATTCTACTGCTGCAGATCCTGAGCTGAAGACTGCTACTTAG